A section of the Pseudovibrio sp. M1P-2-3 genome encodes:
- a CDS encoding CinA family protein — translation MIDLEQLHSKAEHLILHCRQNKIKISTAESCTGGLLSAVLTGIPGSSQVFERGAVTYSNEAKHEMLGVPTDLIEAHGAVSEQVAHAMAEGALLRSRANIAISITGIAGPDGGTSQKPVGLVHFCVASTQSGFSSDHKIFTSEGRNSIRSDATENALDLLIQATATADSLAPNT, via the coding sequence ATGATTGATCTTGAACAACTACACAGTAAAGCGGAACATCTCATCCTCCACTGCCGGCAGAACAAAATTAAAATTTCAACGGCAGAATCTTGCACTGGCGGTCTCCTGTCAGCCGTACTGACAGGAATACCTGGCTCCTCTCAGGTTTTCGAAAGGGGAGCTGTTACTTATTCCAATGAAGCAAAGCATGAAATGCTTGGCGTTCCCACAGATCTGATTGAAGCGCACGGAGCGGTAAGCGAGCAAGTTGCCCATGCAATGGCCGAGGGGGCACTTTTACGTTCTAGAGCAAATATAGCCATTTCGATTACCGGCATTGCCGGACCTGATGGCGGCACAAGTCAAAAACCTGTCGGACTAGTGCACTTTTGTGTGGCCTCCACCCAATCAGGGTTCAGCTCGGATCACAAAATTTTTACATCCGAAGGACGAAACAGCATCAGATCCGACGCAACAGAAAATGCACTTGATTTGCTAATCCAAGCCACAGCAACAGCCGACTCTCTTGCGCCAAATACTTAA
- the lipA gene encoding lipoyl synthase: MVTIVNTLDRSKETGSDSASAQAVNEAASVERIRHPEKAHRPDNPVARKPKWIRVKAPTSPVYRETQDLVRKNNLVTVCEEAGCPNIGECWSKKHASFMILGDTCTRACAFCNVRTGMPGPVDTSEPESVAKAVKSMGLEHVVITSVDRDDLEDGGATHFANVIAAIREASPKTTIEVLTPDFLRKDGALEIVVKARPDVFNHNMETVPSNYLKVRPGARYFHSIRLLQRVKELDSSMFTKSGIMVGLGEERNEVLQLMDDLRTADVDFLTIGQYLQPTKKHHPVLSFPTPEEFKAYERIAYTKGFLKVSSSPLTRSSHHAGEDFADLKAARAAKVQG; this comes from the coding sequence ATGGTCACGATTGTAAATACTTTGGATCGAAGCAAAGAAACGGGTTCTGATAGCGCTTCAGCGCAGGCAGTAAATGAGGCTGCGTCTGTCGAGCGCATTCGTCATCCCGAAAAAGCGCACCGGCCCGACAATCCTGTGGCCCGCAAGCCAAAATGGATTCGTGTGAAGGCCCCCACATCGCCAGTTTACCGCGAGACACAGGACCTGGTAAGAAAAAATAATTTGGTCACTGTTTGCGAAGAGGCTGGTTGCCCTAACATTGGTGAATGCTGGTCTAAAAAACACGCCAGTTTTATGATTTTGGGTGATACTTGTACAAGGGCCTGTGCCTTTTGTAACGTTCGAACTGGTATGCCGGGCCCTGTAGACACAAGTGAGCCTGAAAGCGTTGCTAAAGCTGTTAAGTCTATGGGACTTGAGCATGTGGTTATTACGTCCGTTGACCGGGATGACTTGGAAGATGGCGGGGCTACGCACTTTGCCAATGTTATAGCAGCAATTCGTGAAGCCTCACCCAAAACAACCATTGAAGTACTGACGCCTGATTTTTTACGTAAGGATGGCGCTCTTGAAATTGTTGTGAAAGCTCGCCCTGACGTATTTAATCACAATATGGAAACAGTGCCTTCCAATTACCTTAAAGTACGCCCTGGTGCCCGTTATTTCCATTCCATCCGTCTCTTGCAACGGGTTAAGGAGTTGGATTCCTCCATGTTTACTAAATCAGGTATCATGGTCGGCTTGGGCGAGGAGCGAAATGAGGTACTGCAGCTGATGGATGACCTGCGGACAGCAGATGTTGATTTTCTCACAATTGGCCAGTATTTACAGCCCACCAAAAAGCATCATCCTGTGCTATCATTCCCAACCCCTGAGGAATTTAAAGCATATGAGCGAATTGCTTATACAAAGGGCTTCTTGAAGGTATCCTCAAGTCCTCTGACCCGCTCTTCACACCATGCTGGAGAGGACTTTGCAGACCTCAAAGCCGCACGCGCCGCAAAAGTGCAAGGCTAG
- a CDS encoding bifunctional 2-C-methyl-D-erythritol 4-phosphate cytidylyltransferase/2-C-methyl-D-erythritol 2,4-cyclodiphosphate synthase produces MGEEIYQKRQTVAVIIVAGGSGTRMHHKNTPLPKQYLDLGGKSILRHTLECFSEHPEINYIIPIIREQDRQTYTACIKDLETDKLMQPVLGGSERQHSVRNGLSALRKVNPDYVLIHDGVRPFVSKSTIEAIVNSLTDHHDTVLPAIPITDTLKRQDENQCVAQTVDRKGLWAAQTPQGFLYKNILEAHQTAFNQGLDHFTDDTALMEWAGASVQIIPGQKDNIKITNPEDLVNARRVIAMVGTEKLGDIRVGTGYDVHAFEDGDAVTLGGISIPHNQKLKGHSDADVALHALTDAIFGALADGDIGSHFPPSDPQWKGAASDQFLKYAVEKVYKTGGRINHLDLTIICETPKIGPNRDAMREAIARICQLPKGRIAVKATTSEKLGFTGRKEGIAAMACATLNLPISYEEDMG; encoded by the coding sequence ATGGGCGAAGAGATTTACCAAAAACGACAAACTGTAGCTGTCATCATCGTTGCGGGAGGTAGTGGTACCCGCATGCACCACAAGAATACCCCTCTACCAAAGCAGTATCTGGATCTGGGTGGTAAAAGTATTCTACGGCATACTTTAGAGTGTTTCTCAGAGCATCCCGAGATAAATTACATCATTCCGATTATCCGCGAACAAGACCGGCAAACCTATACTGCCTGCATAAAAGACCTTGAAACAGATAAACTCATGCAACCCGTTCTTGGAGGAAGTGAAAGGCAACACTCAGTCAGAAATGGCCTAAGCGCACTACGCAAGGTGAACCCTGACTACGTTCTCATTCATGATGGCGTAAGACCCTTTGTATCCAAAAGCACAATTGAAGCCATTGTGAACAGCCTTACAGACCATCACGATACTGTTTTACCAGCCATTCCAATAACAGACACTCTCAAGCGGCAGGACGAAAATCAATGTGTGGCGCAAACCGTTGACCGTAAAGGTCTTTGGGCAGCTCAAACCCCTCAAGGTTTTCTCTACAAGAACATTTTGGAGGCACACCAAACTGCTTTTAATCAGGGATTGGATCACTTCACAGATGACACAGCCTTGATGGAATGGGCTGGAGCATCCGTACAGATAATCCCCGGTCAGAAAGATAATATAAAAATTACTAACCCAGAAGATCTCGTAAATGCTCGAAGAGTAATCGCAATGGTGGGCACTGAAAAACTAGGCGACATTCGTGTTGGAACCGGCTACGACGTACACGCTTTCGAAGATGGAGATGCAGTTACACTTGGCGGGATAAGCATCCCCCATAACCAAAAATTAAAAGGCCATTCTGATGCAGACGTTGCACTTCACGCTTTAACAGATGCAATTTTCGGAGCCTTGGCAGATGGTGATATCGGCTCACACTTCCCTCCCTCCGACCCTCAATGGAAAGGCGCGGCTAGCGACCAGTTTCTTAAATACGCCGTTGAAAAGGTATATAAAACTGGAGGCCGCATAAACCACTTAGATTTAACGATTATCTGTGAAACTCCTAAGATCGGCCCGAATCGCGATGCTATGAGAGAGGCAATCGCAAGAATTTGCCAACTCCCCAAAGGGAGAATCGCTGTTAAAGCGACTACCTCCGAAAAACTGGGGTTTACCGGAAGAAAGGAAGGAATTGCTGCCATGGCATGTGCAACGCTAAACCTTCCAATAAGTTATGAGGAGGACATGGGATGA
- a CDS encoding two-component system sensor histidine kinase NtrB, translating into MSGDNAVKLVEVAGEGQLVLDSLPHPVLVLDEDNHIFRANSAAEGFFQASLSVLRRHSISHFVPFGSPLLALVSQVRSRNASINEYKVDISSPRIGVEKLVDINASPMSDRPGAVVLLFQERTMAEKLDKQLTSRGAARTVTGLAAMLAHEIKNPLSGIRGAAQLLEQAVENEDKALTRLITDETDRIVKLVDRMEVFSDERPIDREPVNIHLVLDHVKRVAENGFAKNVRIVENYDPSLPSVYANRDQLVQVFINLLKNAAEVLEVKGDAEITLSTAFRPGVRLSIPGARERVSLPLEFCVKDNGGGVPEDLLPHLFEPFITTKTNGSGLGLALVAKIIGDHGGVIECDSSRTGTTFRILMPTFSPLETNISS; encoded by the coding sequence ATGAGTGGTGACAATGCAGTGAAATTAGTCGAAGTTGCAGGAGAGGGGCAGTTGGTTCTGGATTCTCTTCCTCATCCAGTTCTGGTTCTCGATGAAGATAATCACATTTTTAGAGCCAATAGTGCGGCTGAAGGCTTTTTCCAAGCTAGTCTTTCTGTATTGCGGCGGCATTCCATTTCGCATTTCGTTCCTTTTGGGAGCCCGCTTCTGGCACTTGTTTCACAGGTTCGCTCGCGCAATGCATCTATAAACGAATATAAAGTTGATATTAGCTCGCCGCGCATTGGCGTGGAAAAGCTGGTTGATATTAACGCGTCTCCCATGAGTGATCGGCCGGGTGCTGTAGTCCTTCTCTTTCAAGAACGAACAATGGCTGAAAAGCTGGACAAGCAGCTGACGTCCAGAGGTGCCGCGCGTACAGTAACCGGTTTGGCGGCCATGCTTGCCCATGAAATCAAAAATCCTCTTTCAGGAATAAGAGGTGCCGCCCAACTTCTGGAGCAGGCCGTTGAAAATGAGGATAAAGCGCTTACACGTTTGATTACTGATGAGACAGATCGAATAGTTAAGCTTGTGGACCGAATGGAGGTATTCTCCGATGAGAGGCCAATAGATAGGGAACCTGTCAACATTCATTTGGTTCTTGATCATGTTAAGCGAGTTGCAGAAAACGGCTTCGCCAAGAATGTCAGGATTGTTGAGAACTATGATCCTTCCTTACCGTCAGTTTATGCAAATAGGGATCAGTTGGTTCAGGTCTTTATTAATCTTTTGAAGAATGCAGCGGAGGTGTTGGAGGTGAAAGGTGATGCGGAAATCACTCTATCGACAGCCTTTCGACCTGGAGTTCGCCTATCCATTCCAGGGGCTCGTGAACGAGTGAGCTTGCCTCTTGAGTTCTGCGTAAAAGATAATGGGGGAGGGGTACCTGAGGACCTTCTTCCGCACCTGTTTGAACCATTTATTACAACAAAGACAAACGGCTCTGGGCTAGGGCTTGCGCTTGTCGCAAAGATTATTGGTGACCATGGCGGTGTAATTGAATGCGATAGTTCTAGAACGGGTACGACTTTTCGTATCCTGATGCCAACCTTTTCTCCACTTGAAACTAATATTTCGTCATAG
- the dusB gene encoding tRNA dihydrouridine synthase DusB yields MIKIGEIPVPNKVILAPMSGVTDLPFRKLALRYGAGLVVSEMVASASLVTGSEESRMRSEGAGIRPHIVQLAGREPHWMAEGARMAEAAGAHIIDINMGCPAKKVTSGYSGSALMKDLGLAMSLIEATVAAVDIPVTLKMRLGWDEASINAPVLAKQAEDAGIKMITVHGRTRSQFYKGKADWKAIRSVREVVSVPLVANGDCTGFEEADLMLEQSGADLVMVGRGAYGRPWLPGFIAHYLETGEKRVAPSGRALAELIIEHYEAILELYGEHIGVRAARKHLGWYLEASGTLHLAPEGFVKSIMTNTEPETVKSQIYAWFVESESRRAA; encoded by the coding sequence ATGATTAAAATTGGCGAAATTCCTGTTCCGAACAAAGTGATTCTGGCCCCAATGTCAGGCGTAACCGATTTACCCTTCAGAAAACTGGCTTTGAGGTATGGGGCTGGTTTGGTTGTGAGCGAGATGGTCGCAAGCGCCTCACTCGTGACGGGCAGCGAAGAAAGTCGTATGCGCTCCGAAGGGGCGGGGATTCGCCCACATATTGTGCAGCTTGCAGGGCGAGAGCCTCATTGGATGGCTGAAGGTGCGCGCATGGCCGAAGCCGCAGGAGCCCATATTATTGATATAAATATGGGCTGCCCCGCCAAGAAAGTTACAAGTGGGTACTCTGGCTCTGCTCTTATGAAAGATTTGGGCCTTGCCATGTCTTTGATTGAAGCAACCGTAGCTGCTGTTGATATCCCCGTCACATTAAAGATGCGACTTGGGTGGGATGAAGCTTCGATCAATGCTCCGGTGTTGGCCAAGCAGGCTGAAGATGCAGGGATTAAGATGATCACTGTACATGGGCGGACACGGAGCCAATTCTATAAAGGAAAAGCTGATTGGAAAGCCATTCGCTCTGTTCGGGAAGTTGTTTCTGTTCCATTAGTTGCAAACGGGGACTGTACTGGATTTGAAGAAGCGGATTTGATGCTGGAGCAATCTGGCGCCGACTTGGTTATGGTTGGGCGAGGGGCTTATGGTCGACCCTGGTTACCTGGATTTATTGCGCATTACTTGGAGACAGGTGAAAAACGTGTAGCACCTTCGGGAAGGGCGTTGGCTGAGCTGATTATAGAGCACTATGAAGCGATACTGGAGCTTTATGGGGAGCATATTGGTGTTCGGGCAGCCCGTAAACATTTGGGGTGGTATCTGGAGGCAAGCGGTACTCTGCATCTCGCCCCAGAAGGCTTTGTAAAATCAATAATGACAAATACTGAGCCTGAAACAGTAAAATCTCAAATTTATGCATGGTTTGTTGAAAGTGAAAGTCGGAGAGCTGCTTAA
- a CDS encoding GlsB/YeaQ/YmgE family stress response membrane protein: protein MTLSWLLWIIIGLVAGTIAHRVFDSRGGLFGNLILGLVGALVGGYLGKLLNLNLSGGIVDSLVVATVGAILLLFLKRKVL, encoded by the coding sequence ATGACTTTGAGTTGGCTTCTTTGGATTATTATCGGTTTGGTAGCTGGAACAATAGCGCATCGCGTTTTTGATAGTCGAGGTGGGTTGTTTGGTAACCTTATTCTCGGACTTGTTGGGGCGTTGGTCGGCGGTTATCTCGGCAAGCTTCTAAATCTTAATCTGTCGGGCGGGATTGTGGACAGTCTTGTTGTAGCCACAGTCGGAGCTATTTTACTGCTGTTTCTGAAGCGCAAGGTGCTCTAA
- a CDS encoding type II toxin-antitoxin system RatA family toxin yields MPTFDTKHTVKHSADDMFQLVADIEKYPKFVPLCHQLQIRGRRPLSDEREVIVADMTVAYKFIRETFTSRVTLDKEAKEIFVEYLDGPFKHLENRWSFLAIDEQKSTVGFYIDYEFKSRALSALMGSMFDRAFRKFSRAFENRADEVYGAA; encoded by the coding sequence ATGCCAACCTTTGATACCAAGCACACTGTTAAACATAGTGCTGATGATATGTTTCAACTTGTCGCGGATATTGAAAAATACCCAAAGTTTGTCCCGTTATGTCACCAGTTGCAAATACGGGGGCGAAGGCCGCTGAGTGATGAACGTGAAGTGATAGTTGCCGATATGACGGTTGCCTACAAGTTTATCCGTGAGACTTTTACGAGCAGAGTAACCTTGGATAAAGAGGCAAAAGAAATCTTTGTTGAGTATCTTGATGGCCCTTTTAAACATCTCGAAAATCGTTGGAGTTTTCTCGCAATTGATGAGCAAAAGAGTACTGTAGGCTTTTACATAGATTATGAATTTAAAAGCAGAGCCCTATCAGCTCTCATGGGGAGCATGTTTGATAGGGCTTTTCGCAAGTTCTCTAGAGCTTTCGAAAATCGTGCCGACGAAGTTTATGGGGCAGCTTAA
- the ntrC gene encoding nitrogen regulation protein NR(I), with product MPLGTILVADDDAAIRTVLNQALSRAGYTVRLTSNATTLWRWVSSGEGDLVISDVVMPDENAFDVLPRIRKLRPDLPVVIMSAQNTFMTAIKASEQGAYEYLPKPFDLKELIGIVGRALSEPKAHSVNAAAENQENIPLVGRSPAMQEIYRVLARLMQTDLTVMINGESGTGKELVARALHDYGKRRNGPFVAVNMAAIPRDLIESELFGHEKGAFTGAQVRSSGRFEQADGGTLFLDEIGDMPMEAQTRLLRVLQQGEYTTVGGRTPIQTDVRIIAATNKDLRQLINQGLFREDLYFRLNVVPIRLPPLRERTEDVPDLVRHFFSLAEKEGLPSKQIEVAALDKLRRYRWPGNVRELENLVRRLSALYPQEVITAGLVDMELSQPVVSTVEEEAPASKDLSGAVERFLGAYFSEFGDTLPPPGLYHRILKEVEYPLISASLAATRGNQIKAAELLGVNRNTLRKKIRDLDVQVIRSSR from the coding sequence ATGCCTCTTGGAACAATTCTTGTTGCAGATGATGATGCTGCGATCCGCACGGTGCTCAATCAAGCTCTCTCAAGGGCTGGATATACAGTTCGTTTGACATCCAACGCCACAACGCTTTGGCGGTGGGTTAGTTCTGGTGAAGGGGATCTTGTAATTTCCGATGTTGTGATGCCCGACGAAAACGCGTTTGATGTCCTGCCGCGTATAAGAAAACTGCGCCCGGATTTGCCTGTTGTCATTATGAGCGCGCAGAATACATTTATGACTGCGATTAAAGCATCGGAACAAGGAGCCTATGAATATCTGCCCAAGCCTTTCGACCTGAAGGAGTTGATCGGAATTGTCGGTCGGGCACTTTCTGAGCCCAAAGCCCATAGTGTAAATGCAGCAGCGGAGAATCAAGAGAATATCCCCCTTGTTGGGCGCTCCCCTGCTATGCAGGAAATTTACAGGGTTCTTGCCCGATTAATGCAGACTGATCTGACGGTCATGATCAATGGTGAAAGTGGAACGGGAAAAGAACTCGTTGCAAGAGCTCTTCACGATTATGGTAAGCGTCGAAATGGTCCCTTTGTTGCGGTAAATATGGCTGCAATTCCTCGGGATTTGATCGAATCTGAGCTGTTCGGACACGAAAAGGGCGCGTTTACTGGTGCGCAAGTACGCTCTTCAGGGCGCTTTGAGCAGGCAGATGGCGGAACTCTGTTTCTTGATGAAATTGGAGATATGCCAATGGAGGCGCAAACGCGGCTTCTCAGGGTTCTTCAGCAAGGTGAATATACAACAGTTGGTGGGCGAACGCCTATTCAGACTGATGTTCGAATCATTGCAGCGACTAATAAAGATTTGCGACAACTAATAAATCAGGGGTTGTTTAGAGAAGATCTTTACTTCCGGTTGAATGTTGTTCCTATTCGCCTTCCACCTTTAAGAGAACGTACGGAAGATGTTCCTGACCTTGTGAGGCACTTCTTCTCTTTAGCTGAAAAAGAAGGGTTGCCTTCCAAGCAAATTGAAGTAGCAGCTCTTGACAAGTTGCGCCGCTACAGATGGCCAGGTAACGTAAGGGAGCTGGAGAACTTAGTCCGACGGCTCTCCGCCCTCTACCCGCAGGAGGTTATTACTGCAGGGCTGGTTGACATGGAGCTCAGCCAACCTGTTGTGTCAACGGTAGAAGAAGAGGCACCGGCCAGTAAGGACTTGAGTGGAGCCGTAGAGCGGTTTTTGGGCGCGTATTTTTCTGAGTTCGGGGATACATTGCCGCCTCCAGGTCTATACCACCGGATTTTGAAAGAGGTGGAATATCCGCTCATCAGCGCCTCATTAGCTGCGACGCGTGGAAATCAAATAAAAGCGGCAGAGCTTTTGGGGGTAAATAGGAACACCCTTCGGAAGAAAATCAGAGACCTCGATGTGCAGGTAATTCGGAGCTCCAGATAG